Proteins from one Homalodisca vitripennis isolate AUS2020 chromosome 3, UT_GWSS_2.1, whole genome shotgun sequence genomic window:
- the LOC124356782 gene encoding myosin-7-like, which produces MDEGKDPSKQVNTRPESSNSEETLNKIAQLEEKLKALYDFGEQSQKIRETRRKLIENLMNFTGAKTTKSTTVVEKRVRFSGEQDFVRKKELQRELSRQDSYPQILNKTKSVRDLMFHLHTWHGEIRKRKDQIEMLKTKRMGYSEEKAQELDEKIKQLENEKDELDEKVLHFVLHNIDNNKEDYKELITHLEVENKEMEDRMDSLQKRIAFLRETTTALLYENEQLRKDLHHSPSSATLILEKRYRESLMTGARNLDSFSCDVHTTASEELYSLDLENYDDLSSIQRTEDSFELDKKMSTWKTDDESLQKCLRRLSGDQHDMKVIHMKLTMVKQYVQVHGTKSINKYTFIDNSNPKLSLPR; this is translated from the exons ATGGATGAAGGAAAAGATCCATCAAAACAA GTAAACACAAGACCTGAATCATCAAATTCTGAAGAAACTCTGAACAAAATAGCACAACTTGAAGAAAAACTTAAAGCGTTGTATGATTTTGGTGAGCAATCACAAAAAATTCGAGAAACTCGTAGAAAGTTAATTGAAAATCTGATGAATTTTACTGGCGCAAAAACAACAAAGTCAACAACCGTAGTAGAAAAACGGGTGAGATTTTCTGGTGAACAAGACTTTGTTAGGAAAAAAGAATTGCAGCGAGAGCTAAGTAGACAAGATTCTTATCCACAGATCCTGAACAAGACCAAATCTGTACGTGATCTAATGTTTCATCTTCATACTTGGCATGGagagataagaaaaagaaaggACCAAATAGAAATGTTAAAAACCAAAAGGATGGGTTATAGCGAGGAGAAAGCTCAAGAGTTAGATGAGAAGATTAAACAACTGGAAAACGAAAAAGATGAACTGGATGAAAAAGTACTACATTTTGTCCTTCATAACATTGATAACAATAAGGAGGATTATAAAGAATTGATTACGCACCTGGAGGTAGAAAATAAAGAGATGGAAGACAGAATGGATTCATTACAAAAAAGAATTGCATTCCTCAGAGAAACCACAACTGCTCTACTGTATGAAAATGAACAGTTGAGAAAAGATCTTCATCATTCACCAAGTTCAGCAACATTAATTTTGGAGAAAAGGTATAGAGAGAGCTTAATGACTGGAGCACGAAATTTAGATTCATTTTCTTGTGATGTACATACCACTGCTTCCGAGGAACTATACTCACTGGATTTG GAAAATTATGATGATCTGTCTTCGATTCAAAGAACTGAGGACTCCTTCGAATTAGACAAAAAAATGTCCACGTGGAAAACTGATGATGAGTCTCTGCAGAAATGCCTCAGAAGATTGTCAGGAGATCAACATGACATGAAAGTAATACACATGAAACTGACCATGGTGAAGCAATATGTTCAGGTACATGGTACTAAAAGTATCAACAAGTATACATTTATAGACAATTCTAATCCAAAACTATCTCTTCCCAGGTGA